A single genomic interval of Helianthus annuus cultivar XRQ/B chromosome 13, HanXRQr2.0-SUNRISE, whole genome shotgun sequence harbors:
- the LOC110901045 gene encoding uncharacterized protein LOC110901045 — protein MRTRRKSQRIAGKWKSRFVNKAEDPIICSDDEETDKMKKGDIQIIDHEKATHAFGEDRRKKQFILERAEYFRRLKEKWRKEESGHKNKEGERANASVNEEFNKSYDDGNSTRKNQKCETSNEGDNNEETENKGKCAGEGDTTNKRTVASDAGEMKDDKGDKRNRVLDDLFKYKTRHSKKEDKRKKLKSVKRRRGKKIISCPGLGRERHQRSCAKLLRR, from the exons ATGAGGACTA GGCGGAAAAGCCAACGTATAGCTGGTAAATGGAAATCAAGATTTGTAAACAAAGCAGAAGACCCAATTATATGTTCTGATGATGAAGAAA CTGACAAGATGAAGAAAGGTGACATCCAGATCATTGACCATGAAAAGGCAACACATGCGTT CGGAGAGGATAGAAGAAAAAAGCAGTTTATATTAGAGAGAGCTGAGTACTTTCGGAGACTAAAAGAAAAATGGCGTAAAGAAGAGT CAGGCCATAAGAATAAAGAGGGGGAACGTGCCAACGCATCAGTTAATGAAGAGTTCAATAAGAGTTATGACGATGGTAATTCAACAAGAAAGAATCAGAAATGTGAGACGAGCAACGAAG GTGACAATAACGAAGAGACTGAAAACAAAG GGAAATGTGCTGGTGAGGGTGATACAACGAATAAAAGGACAGTAGCTTCTGATGCAGGTGAAATGAAAG ATGACAAGGGAGATAAAAGAAACCGGGTGTTGGATGATTTGTTTAAGTATAAAACCCGGCATTCCAAGAAAGAAGATAAGCGCAAAAAATTGAAATCTGTAAAGCGTCGAAGAGGGAAAAAAATCATCAGTTGCCCGGGATTAGGACGCGAACGTCACCAAAGAAGTTGTGCGAAGCTATTAAGAAGATGA